One Pseudomonas sp. MM213 genomic window, TTCGCACCGCGAATCGGCAGGGTCGGGACGATGTCGAGCTGTGCATACAGTTCGGTCAGGCCGCCGTTTACGCCTACGAGCAGGCCGGAAGCCGTCTTCGGACCAATGCCTGGAACGCCCGGAATGTTGTCGGAAGAATCGCCCATCAGTGCCAGATAATCGATGATCTGCTCGGGAGCGACGCCGAATTTCTCCTTCACGCCCTCCACGTCCATGCTGCTACCGGTCATGGTGTTGACCAAGGTAATGTGGCCGTCGACCAGTTGCGCCATGTCCTTGTCGCCGGTGGAGATGATCACCGGGCGGTCGGCCGCCGCGCTGCTGCGGGCCAGGGTGCCGATCACGTCATCGGCCTCGACGCCTTCGACGCACAGCAGCGGGAAGCCCAGCGCGATCACGCTTTGGTGCAGCGGCTCGATCTGTACGCGCATGTCGTCGGGCATGCTCGGGCGATTGGCCTTGTATTCGGCGTACATGTCATCGCGAAACGTCCCACCCTTGGCGTCGAACACCACGGCGAACGGACTGTCCGGGTACTGCTTGCGCAGACTCTTGAGCATGTTCAGCACGCCTTTGACCGCTCCGGTCGGCAGACCTTTGGAAGTGGTCAGCGGCGGCAGGGCGTGAAAGGCGCGGTACAGGTAAGAAGAACCGTCCACCAGGACGAGGGGGGCTTGGCTCATGAGCAGGATCAACCTTTTCGGCGGGTCCGGCGCTAGAATAGCGGGACCGTTGACGACAAAGGGACAAGGTTATCATGCGCACACTAAATCGCCTGTTGCTGGCTGGCTTGTTTGCAATTGCACCATTGGCCGTGATGGCGGCGGATGACGCACCTTCGCCAGACCCGGATGTCACGATCCGCACGGAAGGGGATAAAACCATTCAGGAATATCGGCAAAATGGTTTTCTGTATGCCATCAAGGTCACGCCGAAAGGTGGCAAACCTTATTTCCTGGTGCGCGCGGATGGCTCGGAAGGTAACTTCATTCGCTCGGACTACCCGGATATGCTGATCCCGGCGTGGGAAATATTTAAGTGGTAAGTCGTCCTTAATTTTAATCGGTGCCGCCATTTGCGGCGCCCGTACTGGCAGTTAAAACATGTCTGTGTTCACCCCGCTGGCTCGGCCTGAGCTGGAAACCTTTCTCGCCCCTTACGGGCTCGGCCGCCTGCTTGATTTTCAGGGGATTGCTGCCGGTAGCGAAAACACCAACTTCTTTATCAGCCTGGAGCAGGGCGAATTTGTCCTGACCCTGGTCGAGCGCGGTCCGGTTCAGGAGATGCCGTTCTTCATCGAGCTGCTGGACGTGCTGCATGAAGCCGACCTGCCGGTGCCTTACGCCTTGCGCACCACCGATGGCGTCGCCCTGCGCGAGCTGGCCGGCAAGCCTGCGCTGCTGCAACCGCGTCTGGCGGGCAAGCACATCAAGGAAGCCAACGCGCAACATTGCGCTCAGGTGGGCGAGTTGCTCGGCCATCTGCACCTGGCGACCCAGGCCAACATGATCAAGCGCAAAACCGATCGCGGCCTGGACTGGATGCTGGAAGAGGGCACGCAACTGTTGTCGCACCTGAATGCCGAGCAGAGTGATCTGCTGCAACGGGCGCTGGATGAAATCACACAGCAAAAAGAGAAAATTCTGGCGTTGCCACGGGCCAACATCCACGCGGATCTGTTCCGCGATAACGCGATGTTCGAAGGCACGCACCTGACCGGGTTGATCGACTTCTACAACGCGTGCTCGGGGCCGATGCTCTACGACGTAGCGATTGCCTTGAATGACTGGTGTTCGGATGACGACGGGCTGATTGACGGACCGCGGGCGCGGGCGTTGCTGGGGGCGTATGCAGCGTTGCGGCCATTCACTGCTGCCGAGGCGGAGTTGTGGCCGACCATGCTGCGCGTGGCGTGTGTGCGGTTCTGGCTGTCGCGATTGATTGCCGCGGAGTCTTTCGCCGGGCAGGACGTGTTGATTCACGACCCGATGGAGTTTCAGCAGCGGTTGGCGCAGCGGCAGAAGGTCAACACGCCGTTGCCTTTCGCCCTCTAAAAGCTTCGCGGGCAAGCCTCGCTCCTACAAGTTGGCGTCGATCTCACAATATTGTGAACGACACAAATCCTGTAGGAGCAAGGCTTGCCCGCGAATGGGGCGCCGCAATTCTGGAATTACAACGACTCCAGACACCCCGCCAAATCATTCCCCAACTTCTCCAGCACCTGCTCATACCCCTGAGCAGTCGCCGGCGTGTACCCACCCAAAGCATCCAGCTCCGCCAGTTTCACCGGCAAACCCGCCACCAGTGTTTCCGCCAGTCGCGGCCGCAACGGCGGCTCGCTGAACACACAGGTCTTGCCCACTTCCTGCAACCGCGTGCGCATTGCCGACACGTGCTGGGCGCCCGGCTGGACTTCGGCGGCGACGCTGAATACCCCAGCGTGCTTCAGGCCGTAAGCCTCTTCGAAGTAGTCGAATGCTTCATGGAACACAAAGTACGGTTTGCCCGCGATGCCCGCCAGTCGTGCCTTCAAGCGCAGGTCCAGCGCGTCGAGACGTTCATCGAACGCCTTCAGATTGCTCTGATAGCGCGCTGCGTTGGCCGGATCGGCAGCGCTCAAATCAGCGGCCATTTTCGTCGCGATCACGCGAGCGTTGATCGGCGATAACCACAGATGCGCATCCAGGCTGCCCGGACGGTGATCGTGATCATGCTCGTCGGCTTCTTCGGCGTGGGAGTGACTGTCTTCGGCGAAACGACGCAATTTCAGCCCAGGCAGATCCTGCACGGCAACGCTCGGCAGCGTACGACCGTTCAGCACACGAGGCAGGAAACCTTCCATGTCCGGTCCGATCCAGTAAACCAGGTCCACCGATTGCACCTTCCGTACGTCGGACGGGCGCAACGCATAGTTATGCGGCGAGGCTCCCGGCGGCAGCAGCACTTCCGGAATCGCCACACCGTCCTGCACCGCAGCGGCAATCAGCTGCAGCGGCTTGATGCTGGTGAGGACTTTGACTTCGGCCTGAGCAGAACCGATCAACAGAAAACTGGCGACAAATGCGACAAAGATAGAAAAAAGTCGGGACACGATGACCACTCAAAGAGGCGAGAACGGGTAACATAATAACGTCTCTCACAAAACTCGTCGCCGCTCATGCCTAAAACACCGATTGCCAGCCGTCCCCACGACCACTCTCATTGCGTGCATAGCGCACTGTCTGAGGCCGATGCCCTGTGCGCTCGGCAAGGTTTGCGCCTGACCGCCCTGCGCCGGCGGGTGCTGGAACTGGTGTGGCAAAGCCATAAACCGCTGGGTGCCTACGACATTCTTGCGGTACTCAGCGAGCAGGACGGCCGCCGCGCTGCGCCGCCGACCGTGTACCGCGCGCTGGATTTCCTGCTGGAAAACGGCCTTGTGCACCGCATCTCCTCGCTGAACGCCTTCGTCGGCTGCAATCACCCGGAACACGCGCACCAGGGCCAGTTCCTGATCTGCCGCGAATGCCATGCCGCCATCGAGCTTGAACAAAAATCCATCAGTGACGCGATTATCACCAGCGCCAAGGATGTCGGGTTCGTTGTCGAAGGTCAGACGGTCGAAGTGGTCGGCCTCTGCTCGGGTTGCCAGGGGGCTTGATGAGCAACGCGTTGATCCGCCTTGAGCAAGTTGCCGTCACATTTGCCGGGCAAAGCGTGCTGGATAACATTGAGCTGAGCGTCGAGCCGGGGCAGATCGTCACCCTGATCGGCCCCAATGGCGCCGGCAAGACCACCCTTGTGCGGGCGGTGCTCGGTCTGTTGAAGCCGGACAGCGGCAGCGTGTGGCGCAAGCCGAAACTGCGCGTTGGCTACATGCCGCAAAAACTTCATGTCGATCCGACGCTGCCGCTGTCGGTGCTGCGCTTTCTGCGTCTGGTGCCCGGCGTGGACCGTGCTCGCGCCTTGGCGGCCCTCAAGGAGGTCGGCGCCGAACAGGTGATCGACAGCCCGGTGCAAAGTGTTTCCGGCGGTGAAATGCAGCGCGTGCTGCTGGCTCGGGCGCTATTGCGCGAGCCGGAACTGCTGGTCCTTGATGAGCCGGTGCAAGGCGTCGACGTGGCCGGTCAGGCCGAGCTGTACAGCCTGATCACCCGTCTGCGTGATCGTCACGGCTGCGGCGTGTTGATGGTTTCCCACGATTTGCATCTGGTCATGAGCACCACCGATCAAGTGGTGTGCCTCAACCGTCACGTCTGCTGTTCCGGCCATCCCGAGCAAGTCAGCGGTGATCCCGCTTTCGTCGAGCTGTTCGGAAAGAACGCACAAAGCCTGGCGATTTATCACCACCATCACGACCACGCCCATGATCTGCATGGTTCGGTCGTCAGCGCGGCCCCGTCGGCCCAACCTCACGTTCACGGAGATAGCTGCAAGCATGGCTGATTTTCTGCTCTACGCCCTGCTTGCAGGTCTGGCTCTGGCGCTGGTGGCGGGCCCGTTGGGTTCGTTCGTGGTCTGGCGGCGCATGGCCTATTTCGGCGACACCCTGTCCCACGCCGCCTTGCTCGGCGTGGCGCTGGGCTTCCTGCTGGATGTCAGCCCGACGGTGGCGGTCACTGTCGGCTGTTTGCTGTTGGCCGTGTTGCTGGTGACCTTGCAACAGCGTCAGCCGCTGGCGTCCGACACGCTTTTGGGAATTCTCGCACCGAGCACGCTCTCTTTGGGCCTTGTCGTACTAAGCTTCATGCACGAAGTGCGGATCGACCTGATGGCCTATCTGTTCGGCGACTTGCTGGCGATCAGCCCGACCGATCTGGCCTGGATTCTCGGTGGCAGCGCCGCTGTCATGGCCTTGCTGGTGACATTGTGGCGGCCATTGCTGGCGATCACAGTGCATGAAGAGCTGGCGAGGGTGGAAGGTCTGCCCGTGCCGGCGCTGCGCCTGACCTTGATGTTGCTGATCGCCGTGGTGATCGCGGTGGCGATGAAAATCGTCGGTGTGTTGCTGATTACGTCGCTGTTGATCATCCCTGCGGCTGCGGCACAACGTCACGCCAAGTCGCCGGAACAGATGGCGCTGGGCGCGAGCCTGCTGGGCATGCTCGCCGTGTGTGGCGGGTTGGCGTTGTCCTGGTTCAAGGACACCCCGGCGGGCCCATCGATTGTTGTGACGGCCGCCGCACTGTTTCTGCTGAGTTTTGTCCTGCCCCGTCGAGGGGTGTAGACTTGCTCGTTTTTTGCGCAAATAGAGAGTCGCAGGAATGAAGCCGTTCGCCTCCCGTTATCTGCTCCTTGTCGCATTTTCGCTGCTACTGGGTGCATGCCAAAGCACGCCACCGGCGGCCACCGAGGCCACTGATGCGCGGGCCACGGCCATCGCACAGCTCGAGCAAAACCTCGCCAGCAGCGAACTGGCCACTGCCGAAGATCAATTGGCTGCCTTGCAGGCTGAGTCGCCAAACGACCCGTCCCTTGTGCAATACCAGCGGCAACTTGCCGAAGCCTATCTGCAACGCAGCCAGATCGTGCTGCAAAAAGGCGATGTGAATGCTGCGGCGACCGCACTGAGCCGTGCGCGGGCGTTGATGCCCAAGGCGCCGGCGTTAACCGGTGGGGTCAACAACGCCATCGTCAACGCACGCAAGGCAGAGCTCGACAAAGCTGAAGCGGCGCTGTTGGCTGCCGAGGCAAAACCTCAGGCAAAAGTGATTGATCCGACCGCTGAAAGCACCACCGTCGCGTTGAACCTCACCGATATGAGCAAACTTCGCCGGCAACTGGATGCGATCGCGGCTGATGTGGTGAATTACCAATGTGACGTGAGCATTCAGGCGCCACGCACGCAGGACTACCCGTGGCTGGCGACGTTATTGACCAAGCGGGTAAAGAAGCTGGATTCGGGGTTTGACCTGAATCTGGAGAAGCAGATCCTGCGCAATGTTCCGGCGCAGATGGTCTTGAGCCCGCGCAAACCCTAAAAAGCATCGCGAGCAGGCTCGCTCCCACAGGTTAGTTGCTGTTCCTGTGGGAGCGAGCCCGCTCGCGAAGGCGTCTGCCGCGCGTTCGTTATTGCCAAATGAAAGGTTGAATGCGGAATAAATGCTAATAACCTCTATACGGACAGGCTAAAATGCGCGCCCGGCTAACCGCTGATCCTTATTCAACGCGCCCCACAAGGTTCGCTACGTGATCGAGTTTCAAAACGTCCACAAAACCTACCGCGTCGCCGGTAAGGATATTCCCGCCCTGCACCCGACCAGTCTGTCGATTGAGAACGGTCAGGTTTTCGGCCTGATCGGTCATTCCGGTGCGGGAAAAAGTACCCTGCTGCGTCTGATCAATCGCCTGGAGAACTCCAGTGGCGGCAAGATCATCGTCGACGGCGAAGAAGTCACCGCGCTCGACGCCAGCGGCTTGCGGCGCTTCCGTCAGCAGGTCGGGATGATTTTCCAGCACTTCAACTTGCTGGCTTCCAAGACCGTGGCCGACAACGTCGCACTGCCGCTGACCCTCGCCGGTGAACTGTCGCGTGGCGAGATCGACCAGCGTGTCGCCGAGTTGCTGGCGCGGGTAGGTTTGTCCGACCACGCCAAAAAGTACCCGGCGCAGTTGTCGGGCGGCCAGAAGCAGCGTGTCGGCATTGCCCGCGCACTGGCGACCAAGCCGAAAATCCTGCTGTGCGATGAAGCCACCAGTGCACTGGACCCGCAGACCACGGCGTCGGTCCTGCAATTGCTGGCCGAGATCAACCGCGAACTGAAACTGACCATTGTCCTGATCACCCACGAGATGGATGTGATCCGTCGCGTGTGCGACCAGGTGGCCGTGATGGACGCTGGCGTGATCGTCGAGCAAGGTTCGGTCGCTGAGGTGTTCCTGCACCCGAAACACCCGACTACTAAACGCTTCGTGCAAGAAGACGAGCAGATCGACGAAAGCGAACAGCGCGACGACTTTGCTCACGTGCCGGGCCGTATCGTGCGTCTGACCTTCCAGGGCGAAGCGACCTACGCGCCGTTGCTGGGAACCGTCGCTCGGGAAACGGGCGTGGACTACAGCATTCTGGCCGGCCGTATCGATCGCATCAAAGACATCCCCTATGGGCAACTGACCCTGGCGGTCACCGGCGGCGACATGGAGGCGGCGTTTGCCCGCTTCACCGCGGCTGACGTTCATATGGAGGTGCTTCGTTAATGGAAGCTCTGACAACGTTTTTCGCCAACATCGATTGGTTCGAAATCTGGCTGGCCACCGGCGACACCCTGCTGATGCTCGGCGGTTCGCTGCTGTTCACCGTTTTGCTGGGCCTGCCGCTGGGCGTGCTGTTGTTTCTCTGCAGCCCGCGTCAGTTGCTGGAAGCCAAAGGCGTATACGCGATGTTGTCGCTGGTGGTGAACATCCTGCGTTCATTGCCCTTCATCATTTTGCTAATTGTGATGATCCCGTTCACCGTGTTGATCACCGGCACTTCGCTGGGTGTCGCCGGTGCGATTCCGCCGCTGGTGGTCGGTGCCACGCCGTTCTTCGCGCGTCTGGTGGAAACCGCCTTGCGTGAAGTGGATCGCGGCATCATCGAAGCGACCCAGGCCATGGGCGCGACGACACGTCAGATCATCACCAACGCCTTGCTGCCGGAAGCCCGCCCGGGCATCTTCGCGGCGATTACGGTGACAGCTATTACACTGGTGTCCTACACGGCGATGGCCGGTGTGGTTGGCGCCGGTGGTCTGGGTGACCTGGCGATCCGTTTCGGATACCAGCGTTTCCAGACTGACGTGATGGTCGTCACGGTGGTGTTGCTGCTGGTGTTGGTTCAAGTGCTGCAAACGGTTGGCGACAAGTTGGTCGTACACTTCTCGCGCAAATAATTTATGAGCAGGCCATTCGCTGGCGGGCGCCGCAAACAGGCGCCGCAAGCGGATATTCACAAGGAGTTAGCTGAATGAAAAAACTACTCGTCGCGTTCGCTGCCGTTGCAGCCTTTTCTGCCCACGCCGACACCCTGACCGTTGCGGCCACCCCGGTCCCGCACGCAGAAATCCTCGAATTCGTGAAACCGGCCCTGGCCAAAGAAGGCGTGGACCTGAAGGTCAAAGTCTTCACCGATTACATTCAGCCGAACGTGCAAGTGGCGGAAAAGCGTCTGGACGCCAACTTCTTCCAGCACCAGCCGTACCTCGATGAGTTCAACAAGGCCAAGGGCACTAATCTGGTTTCCGTAGCCGGTGTGCACCTGGAACCGCTGGGTGCTTATTCCAGCAAGTACAAGGCACTGACCGAACTGCCGGGCGGCGCCACCGTGGTGATCCCGAACGACGCCACCAACGGCGGCCGCGCTTTGCTGCTGCTGGCCAAGGCTGGCCTGATCAAGTTGAAGGATTCGAACAACATCCTGTCGACCGTCAAGGACATCACCGAGAACGCCAAGGACCTGAAATTCCGCGAACTGGAAGCCGCAACCATCCCGCGCGTGCTGACCCAGGTCGACCTGGCGCTGATCAACACTAACTATGCGCTGGAAGCCAAGCTCGATCCGGCCAAGGATGCTCTGGTCATCGAAGGCAGCGACTCGCCGTACGTGAACATCCTCGTTGCCCGCCCGGACGACAAGGACAGCGAAGACATGAAGAAACTGGTTGCCGCGCTGCACAGCCCGGAAGTGAAAGCCTTCATTCTCGAGAAGTACAAAGGCGCTGTGGTGCCGGCGTTCTGATCTGACGCTGTAACGAAAAATGGGGCGCATTCAATGCGCCCCATTTTTTTTGCCCGAAACACACGCCCCCTGTAGGAGCCAGGCTTGCCGGCGAAGGCGTCCGAGAGATCGCCTTCGCCGGCAAGCCTGGCTCCTACAAGGACGTGGGGTTTATTTACGGTTGAGCATTACGGGCAATTGCGCCACCAGCTTCGCGTTGTTCAACGGCGCCCGGATAAACCCGCGCTGTGTCCCGTCCGGCCCGATCACCGCCAGGTTGCCGCTGTGATCAACCGTGTAGTTCGGTTTGCTGGTGTCCGCCGGAATGAACGGAATGCTCACCGCGTTGGCCAGTTTCTGAATGTCTTCCACCGACGTCGCCGTCAGGCCCTGGAACTGCGGATCAAAGTAGCCCAGGTATTGCTTGAGCTGCTTTGGCGTGTCGCGGTTCGGGTCGACGCTGACCAGCACGATCTGCAATTTATCCACAGCCTCCGGCGGCAGTTCGCTCTTGATCTGGCGCAGTTGGGCGAGGGTGGTGGGGCAGATGTCCGGGCAGAAGGTGTAGCCGAAGAACAGCAGGCTCCACTTGTCTTTCAGCGCGTTGACCGCCACCGGTTTGCCGTCCTGATCGGTCATCGTCACGTCCGGCAGATTACGGCTTTGTGGCAACAGGATGATCCCGGCGTCGATCAACGCGGTCGGGTCGCCCTGGCCTTTGCCGGACAGCACTTTATTGATGGTCAGGCCCAGAACCAGTGCGATCAGGGCAACAAGGATGAAGACGGTTTTCTGGGTTCGAGTCATAGGTTCAACAGTAGGTAGTGGTCTACGAGCAGCGCGATAAACAACAGGAACAAGTAGTAAATAGAGTACTTGAACGTGTTGATCGCCGCGTGCGGTCGAGTGCCACGGTACAGCACCACGGCCCATTGCAGAAACCTTGCGCCCAGTCCCAACGCACAAATCAGGTAAAGCATGCCGCTCATGTGGATCACATACGGCATCAGGCTCACGGCCAGCAGCGCGAAGGTATAGAGCAGGATGTGAATCTTGGTGTAGTGCTCGCCGTGGGTTACCGGCAGCATCGGAATGTCGGCCTTGGCGTATTCCTCTTTGCGGTGAATCGCCAGCGCCCAGAAGTGCGGCGGGGTCCAGGCGAAGATGATCAGCACCAGCAACAACGGTTCGGCGCTGATGTGGCCGGTGGCGGCGGTCCAGCCGAGCAGCGGCGGGGCGGCACCGGCGAGGCCGCCGATGACAATGTTCTGCGGCGTCGCGCGTTTGAGGAAACCGGTGTAGACCA contains:
- the znuB gene encoding zinc ABC transporter permease subunit ZnuB; translation: MADFLLYALLAGLALALVAGPLGSFVVWRRMAYFGDTLSHAALLGVALGFLLDVSPTVAVTVGCLLLAVLLVTLQQRQPLASDTLLGILAPSTLSLGLVVLSFMHEVRIDLMAYLFGDLLAISPTDLAWILGGSAAVMALLVTLWRPLLAITVHEELARVEGLPVPALRLTLMLLIAVVIAVAMKIVGVLLITSLLIIPAAAAQRHAKSPEQMALGASLLGMLAVCGGLALSWFKDTPAGPSIVVTAAALFLLSFVLPRRGV
- a CDS encoding zinc ABC transporter substrate-binding protein ZnuA, which encodes MSRLFSIFVAFVASFLLIGSAQAEVKVLTSIKPLQLIAAAVQDGVAIPEVLLPPGASPHNYALRPSDVRKVQSVDLVYWIGPDMEGFLPRVLNGRTLPSVAVQDLPGLKLRRFAEDSHSHAEEADEHDHDHRPGSLDAHLWLSPINARVIATKMAADLSAADPANAARYQSNLKAFDERLDALDLRLKARLAGIAGKPYFVFHEAFDYFEEAYGLKHAGVFSVAAEVQPGAQHVSAMRTRLQEVGKTCVFSEPPLRPRLAETLVAGLPVKLAELDALGGYTPATAQGYEQVLEKLGNDLAGCLESL
- a CDS encoding MetQ/NlpA family ABC transporter substrate-binding protein codes for the protein MKKLLVAFAAVAAFSAHADTLTVAATPVPHAEILEFVKPALAKEGVDLKVKVFTDYIQPNVQVAEKRLDANFFQHQPYLDEFNKAKGTNLVSVAGVHLEPLGAYSSKYKALTELPGGATVVIPNDATNGGRALLLLAKAGLIKLKDSNNILSTVKDITENAKDLKFRELEAATIPRVLTQVDLALINTNYALEAKLDPAKDALVIEGSDSPYVNILVARPDDKDSEDMKKLVAALHSPEVKAFILEKYKGAVVPAF
- the znuC gene encoding zinc ABC transporter ATP-binding protein ZnuC; the protein is MSNALIRLEQVAVTFAGQSVLDNIELSVEPGQIVTLIGPNGAGKTTLVRAVLGLLKPDSGSVWRKPKLRVGYMPQKLHVDPTLPLSVLRFLRLVPGVDRARALAALKEVGAEQVIDSPVQSVSGGEMQRVLLARALLREPELLVLDEPVQGVDVAGQAELYSLITRLRDRHGCGVLMVSHDLHLVMSTTDQVVCLNRHVCCSGHPEQVSGDPAFVELFGKNAQSLAIYHHHHDHAHDLHGSVVSAAPSAQPHVHGDSCKHG
- a CDS encoding homoserine kinase; its protein translation is MSVFTPLARPELETFLAPYGLGRLLDFQGIAAGSENTNFFISLEQGEFVLTLVERGPVQEMPFFIELLDVLHEADLPVPYALRTTDGVALRELAGKPALLQPRLAGKHIKEANAQHCAQVGELLGHLHLATQANMIKRKTDRGLDWMLEEGTQLLSHLNAEQSDLLQRALDEITQQKEKILALPRANIHADLFRDNAMFEGTHLTGLIDFYNACSGPMLYDVAIALNDWCSDDDGLIDGPRARALLGAYAALRPFTAAEAELWPTMLRVACVRFWLSRLIAAESFAGQDVLIHDPMEFQQRLAQRQKVNTPLPFAL
- the zur gene encoding zinc uptake transcriptional repressor Zur; this translates as MPKTPIASRPHDHSHCVHSALSEADALCARQGLRLTALRRRVLELVWQSHKPLGAYDILAVLSEQDGRRAAPPTVYRALDFLLENGLVHRISSLNAFVGCNHPEHAHQGQFLICRECHAAIELEQKSISDAIITSAKDVGFVVEGQTVEVVGLCSGCQGA
- a CDS encoding methionine ABC transporter permease; translation: MEALTTFFANIDWFEIWLATGDTLLMLGGSLLFTVLLGLPLGVLLFLCSPRQLLEAKGVYAMLSLVVNILRSLPFIILLIVMIPFTVLITGTSLGVAGAIPPLVVGATPFFARLVETALREVDRGIIEATQAMGATTRQIITNALLPEARPGIFAAITVTAITLVSYTAMAGVVGAGGLGDLAIRFGYQRFQTDVMVVTVVLLLVLVQVLQTVGDKLVVHFSRK
- a CDS encoding PA5502 family lipoprotein; this translates as MKPFASRYLLLVAFSLLLGACQSTPPAATEATDARATAIAQLEQNLASSELATAEDQLAALQAESPNDPSLVQYQRQLAEAYLQRSQIVLQKGDVNAAATALSRARALMPKAPALTGGVNNAIVNARKAELDKAEAALLAAEAKPQAKVIDPTAESTTVALNLTDMSKLRRQLDAIAADVVNYQCDVSIQAPRTQDYPWLATLLTKRVKKLDSGFDLNLEKQILRNVPAQMVLSPRKP
- a CDS encoding SCO family protein — protein: MTRTQKTVFILVALIALVLGLTINKVLSGKGQGDPTALIDAGIILLPQSRNLPDVTMTDQDGKPVAVNALKDKWSLLFFGYTFCPDICPTTLAQLRQIKSELPPEAVDKLQIVLVSVDPNRDTPKQLKQYLGYFDPQFQGLTATSVEDIQKLANAVSIPFIPADTSKPNYTVDHSGNLAVIGPDGTQRGFIRAPLNNAKLVAQLPVMLNRK
- the cyoE gene encoding heme o synthase → MATLIGARHNQAIWRDYLELTKPKVVVLMLITSLVGMFLATRAGVPWTVLVFGNLGIALCAGGAAAVNHVVDRRIDAVMARTHKRPLAEGRVSPTAALTFALVLAVLGQALLLAFTNPLTAWLTLASLLGYAVVYTGFLKRATPQNIVIGGLAGAAPPLLGWTAATGHISAEPLLLVLIIFAWTPPHFWALAIHRKEEYAKADIPMLPVTHGEHYTKIHILLYTFALLAVSLMPYVIHMSGMLYLICALGLGARFLQWAVVLYRGTRPHAAINTFKYSIYYLFLLFIALLVDHYLLLNL
- a CDS encoding methionine ABC transporter ATP-binding protein, whose amino-acid sequence is MIEFQNVHKTYRVAGKDIPALHPTSLSIENGQVFGLIGHSGAGKSTLLRLINRLENSSGGKIIVDGEEVTALDASGLRRFRQQVGMIFQHFNLLASKTVADNVALPLTLAGELSRGEIDQRVAELLARVGLSDHAKKYPAQLSGGQKQRVGIARALATKPKILLCDEATSALDPQTTASVLQLLAEINRELKLTIVLITHEMDVIRRVCDQVAVMDAGVIVEQGSVAEVFLHPKHPTTKRFVQEDEQIDESEQRDDFAHVPGRIVRLTFQGEATYAPLLGTVARETGVDYSILAGRIDRIKDIPYGQLTLAVTGGDMEAAFARFTAADVHMEVLR
- a CDS encoding DUF2782 domain-containing protein, with the protein product MRTLNRLLLAGLFAIAPLAVMAADDAPSPDPDVTIRTEGDKTIQEYRQNGFLYAIKVTPKGGKPYFLVRADGSEGNFIRSDYPDMLIPAWEIFKW